Proteins co-encoded in one Anopheles moucheti chromosome X, idAnoMoucSN_F20_07, whole genome shotgun sequence genomic window:
- the LOC128307027 gene encoding E3 ubiquitin-protein ligase UBR1 has translation MNSDRVIQRWEDRLQDGSMTPDVIVRYIQNIVTSAAEPKPDDAGAQLPAQQREDENAQGGNVYLIGDVVFNVAVVKAATVSFMERFICGPRPEEFLEQIKQTDTVSSVCGRVFKIGEPTYSCRECSMDPTCVLCSTCFKKSVHRTHKYKMATSGGGGCCDCGDVEAWKKFPYCEEHASISDDKAQGEQQQVPLSEDKKKRCSIVFRAILDYCMQTLQMHATGNLTECEDDEHTHCTILYNDETHTFEQVILTLTAIVKCDHKQAIEYVTSIDREGRAVVKCASFEVCKKLKENIEIKSMRTSGLHNRSQPLKVTVMHRNDVACQHLAMQMLSWFQEFLTKHSSFRTIFAETITKQQEMYNLKFILSNDHNLWKSARTSWHRLLISGMLMDYDNKKQLAITFTKLYASLMQDFIRDDHYHSFSIVSLSVQLFTVPTIAHYLIEKESAFFKLMHTYCSEAIDQYVKNRQLVFVKNTSTMNAFKRAGYILIDLKYLLSFKPSKWMNDLRTGFLHGLQQLIRLLRCMQGMDAATRQVGQHIEYEQEWETAFTLHIKLSHLITLVLEWCATDRVVLLKVFRMVMTALNDTKFIAQESDTVVRCVANHSATCLTYDVLSRPVSVHLPLTRFLAGLYTVFERHNFTFSTLAPSSSDFPTLEQIIEPVLCARTMMSQVHAGMWRRNGYALINQLFFYRNVKCRYEMLDRDIVILQLGASLIESNEYIIHVLNKYKLIEWLENDLQERPRSSEATGGDDDYIRQTGVLIEEFLELLIVVIGERYVPGVGAVTESDRIKKEIVQQLCIKSHSHSELSRALNEDNCSEIMFESVIDDVAVFEKPNAAEKRGMYVLKPEYYTWYNLYFYHYTKEDKSKSEERQRKQKKEKNELVCCPPPALPKLTLMFNNIPNLLHCDVMLKIINVILNRALDLTSMTFTEGQLQRVLHLIGYAIQEEESGHYPYLQFYERSQTIKLLPLLEELAKSPRVESLRDLLRWTIQSYKAMEAKRLSLIQGEIDRAESSGSGLSSVDADRLEKEERAKLAAKRRAQVMAQMQKAQQMFMTTNPDMFTDESEEMAEPKEGEPVVATEMDWHSTTASLVALGPKRTPTRPADTAALQYSCILCSEKTVLGTYESVSMVYAAFVQRSSVLSRYTQSDESGILKLIETGTHPSPHLTTCGHVMHSTCFDKYFNNEVIKENRRPYRNRAPILFDIEKNEFLCPLCRFLSNCLLPLIPPHETITSSAKARVDAAVKAAGFNEIPEEPVTHPNKFTFSLWYPFMFEFTLNALSRIEQNEYASALLTQMLLHDPRDGPLVMHFNEPEHQPMSIDLVAPVYHPEEPVANQVEQGQQTTPPPEQSGDEQPEQQQQQQQQQQSDDEQAADDEQAADEEQTDDDSPDDEFLNISSTDGDEDVEVNYSDEETDWNTVPSGLLTTLVLRDVESKYGIRLRYYGTRRDPPLVGRLFDRPIKDALLNFAKNVRSFTTVPYKAKRFAECFAPWVTLSYTIKSIEMQLRVLQRPLGSELSIRYSTCLSGLVRAACAMGPLVPTVLVQNRIAVFMADIYETLFGHKPSQSFFDWDLFGLLNTCLFTTRSVLYSFLRRERIPKGDALDHSIVLAIFMVNMLRSIITSVSGIDPPMVLDAEQQPKCDAQNVDSTMKLTGAERNLLVLFQQYNIHQPHPDENVTNTANIVLRGTVAEQKRLCQQLISDIKTQSYTLLRCCCLLFHGITDIEMPQCIDVPEHDYHPMMTYLDLQEDPLVYLGPGQHTYDLIDRLAFCNSDQINRMRYARQAQLLGEPRALFQSAPPVRRLIDLPEDYSDLINSVSLFTCPNNIRDDSRNPTMCLVCGVILCSQSFCCQKELENSSVGSCTYHTAECGAGIGIFLRIRDAEILLLGINKGCFIPAPYVDEYGETDQGLRRGNPLRLCKERYQKVYLIWLKHDLHEEITRRNEAQQTIFATQWQNL, from the exons ATGAACAGCGATCGGGTTATTCAACGGTGGGAAGATAGGTTACAGGATGGCTCGATGACACCGGACGTGATAGTTCGTTATATACAAAATATTGTGACATCGGCAGCAGAGCCAAAACCGGATGATGCGGGCGCTCAGTTACCAGCACAGCAGCGTGAAGACGAGAACGCACAGGGTGGCAATGTCTACTTGATCGGCGACGTTGTGTTTAACGTAGCCGTCGTTAAGGCAGCTACCGTTTCCTTTATGGAGCGTTTCATCTGTGGCCCGCGTCCGGAAGAATTCCTGGAACAAATCAAACAGACCGACACCGTGTCGTCCGTGTGTGGACGCGTTTTTAAAATCGGCGAACCAACTTATAGTTGTCGTGAATGCA GTATGGATCCAACATGTGTACTGTGTTCCACATGTTTCAAAAAGTCCGTGCATCGTACACATAAATACAAAATGGCCACTTCCGGTGGCGGAGGTTGCTGCGATTGTGGTGATGTGGAAGCTTGGAAAAAGTTTCCATACTGTGAGGAACATGCT AGCATTTCCGATGATAAGGCACAAGGCGAACAACAGCAGGTGCCGTTATCGGAGGACAAAAAGAAGCGCTGTTCGATCGTGTTCCGTGCCATACTGGACTACTGCATGCAGACACTGCAAATGCACGCCACCGGTAACCTTACCGAATGTGAGGACGACGAACATACGCACTGTACGATTCTGTACAACGATGAAACGCATACATTTGAACAG GTAATTCTGACCTTAACAGCGATAGTGAAATGCGACCATAAGCAAGCGATCGAATATGTGACCAGTATTGACCGTGAAGGGCGTGCAGTGGTTAAATGCGCTTCGTTTGAGGTGTGCAAAAAGTTGAAGGAAAATATCGAAATTAAATCGATGCGTACTTCCGGATTGCATAACCGATCACAACCGTTGAAGGTGACAGTTATGCATCGCAACGATGTCGCCTGTCAGCACTTGGCAATGcagatgctctcatg GTTTCAAGAGTTTCTGACAAAACACTCGTCGTTCCGGACCATTTTTGCAGAGACGATCACCAAACAGCAGGAGATGTACAACCTAAAGTTCATCCTTAGCAACGATCATAACTTGTGGAAGTCGGCACGCACTTCCTGGCACCGGTTGCTCATTTCCGGCATGCTGATGGACTACGATAACAAAAAGCAGCTAGCGATAACGTTCACCAAACTGTACGCTTCGTTGATGCAAGATTTTATCCGCGATGATCACTACCATTCGTTTTCGATCGTGTCGCTGAGCGTGCAGTTGTTCACTGTGCCGACGATTGCTCACTATCTGATCGAAAAAGAATCGGCTTTCTTTAAGCTGATGCACACCTACTGCTCGGAGGCAATCGACCAGTACGTGAAGAACCGACAGCTGGTGTTTGTCAAAAACACGTCCACGATGAACGCTTTCAAACGTGCCGGTTACATATTGATCGATCTGAAGTATCTGCTGAGCTTTAAGCCGAGCAAATGGATGAATGATTTGCGTACCGGGTTCCTACACGGTTTGCAGCAGCTGATCCGCCTGCTCCGGTGTATGCAGGGCATGGATGCGGCGACGCGCCAGGTAGGCCAACATATCGAGTACGAGCAGGAATGGGAAACGGCTTTTACGCTGCACATTAAACTATCGCACCTGATAACGCTCGTGCTGGAATGGTGTGCGACCGATCGCGTTGTGCTGCTCAAAGTTTTTCGCATGGTAATGACGGCCCTTAACGATACCAAATTCATCGCCCAGGAATCCGATACAGTCGTACGCTGTGTGGCCAATCATAGTGCCACCTGTTTGACATACGACGTGCTATCCCGTCCGGTTTCTGTACATCTGCCTTTGACGCGTTTCCTTGCCGGCCTCTACACAGTGTTCGAACGGCACAATTTTACATTCAGCACGTTGGCTCCCAGTTCGTCCGACTTTCCCACGCTCGAGCAGATCATCGAGCCGGTACTGTGCGCTCGCACCATGATGTCGCAGGTACACGCCGGCATGTGGCGCCGGAACGGGTACGCATTAATCAATCAGCTGTTTTTCTACCGGAACGTCAAGTGCCGGTATGAGATGCTCGATCGCGATATCGTTATCCTGCAGCTGGGCGCATCACTGATTGAGTCTAACGAGTACATCATCCATGTGCTGAACAAATACAAGCTGATCGAATGGCTGGAGAACGATCTGCAGGAAAGACCGCGCAGTTCGGAGGCTACTGGTGGTGACGACGATTACATCCGTCAAACCGGTGTGCTGATCGAGGAGTTTCTCGAGCTGCTTATCGTGGTGATCGGCGAACGTTACGTGCCCGGCGTCGGTGCTGTTACGGAAAGTGATCGAATTAAGAAGGAAATTGTGCAGCAGCTTTGCATCAAGTCCCACTCGCACTCGGAGCTGAGCCGTGCGTTGAACGAGGATAATTGCAGCGAAATCATGTTCGAGTCCGTGATCGACGACGTTGCTGTGTTTGAGAAGCCGAACGCCGCGGAAAAGCGGGGCATGTACGTACTCAAGCCGGAGTACTACACCTGGTACAATCTATACTTCTACCACTATACCAAGGAAGACAAGTCGAAATCTGAGGAACGGCAACGAAAacagaagaaggaaaagaacgAACTCGTGTGCTGTCCGCCACCCGCCCTACCAAAGCTGACCCTAATGTTCAA TAATATTCCAAATTTGCTACATTGCGACGTGATGCTGAAAATTATTAATGTCATATTAAACCGTGCGCTGGATTTAACCTCAATGACCTTTACCGAAGGACAACTGCAACGC GTGTTGCACTTGATAGGGTATGCCATTCAAGAGGAAGAGTCCGGACACTATCCATATCTGCAATTCTACGAACGAAGCCAAACCATCAAGCTTCTGCCGCTGTTGGAAGAACTCGCCAAGAGTCCAAGG GTTGAATCACTGCGGGATCTGTTGCGTTGGACCATTCAGAGCTACAAAGCTATGGAGGCAAAACGTTTGAGCCTGATTCAAGGCGAGATTGATCGTGCGGAATCAAGTGGTAGTGGCTTATCGTCGGTAGATGCTGATCGCCTGGAAAAGGAGGAGCGTGCAAAACTGGCCGCAAAAAGGCGTGCCCAGGTGATGGCACAGATGCAGAAGGCACAGCAAATGTTCATGACCACAAACCCGGATATGTTTACCGACGAGAGCGAGGAAATGGCCGAGCCGAAGGAGGGTGAACCAGTTGTGGCAACCGAAATGGATTGGCATTCGACAACCGCAAGCTTGGTAGCGCTCGGTCCGAAACGGACTCCAACACGGCCAGCCGATACTGCCGCTTTGCAGTATTCGTGCATCCTCTGCTCGGAAAAGACCGTACTCGGCACGTACGAATCGGTCAGCATGGTGTACGCCGCGTTCGTACAGCGTTCGAGCGTGCTGTCGCGCTACACGCAGTCGGACGAAAGTGGCATactgaagctgatcgagacagGAACCCATCCATCGCCGCATCTTACCACCTGCGGCCATGTGATGCACTCAACCTGTTTcgataaatatttcaacaatgAGGTGATTAAGGAAAATCGTCGCCCGTACCGAAACCGTGCCCCGATACTATTTGACATCGAGAAGAACGAATTTCTGTGCCCGCTATGCCGTTTCCTGAGCAATTGCCTGTTGCCGCTGATTCCACCGCACGAAACAATCACCAGCAGCGCTAAGGCGCGGGTGGACGCCGCGGTAAAAGCGGCCGGTTTCAACGAGATACCGGAGGAGCCGGTGACCCATCCGAACAAGTTTACTTTCTCGCTCTGGTACCCGTTCATGTTTGAGTTCACGCTCAACGCGCTGAGCCGCATCGAACAGAATGAATATGCTAGCGCCCTGTTGACCCAGATGCTCCTTCATGACCCACGAGATGGCCCACTCGTCATGCACTTCAACGAACCGGAACATCAACCGATGAGCATTGACCTCGTAGCACCCGTTTATCACCCCGAAGAGCCGGTGGCGAACCAAGTGGAGCAGGGACAGCAAACCACACCACCTCCCGAGCAATCGGGCGATGAACAAcccgaacagcagcagcagcagcagcagcaacagcagtcaGACGACGAACAAGCCGCAGACGACGAACAAGCCGCAGACGAAGAGCAGACGGATGATGATTCGCCCGATGATGAGTTCCTCAACATATCCTCGACGGATGGGGATGAGGATGTGGAAGTCAACTATAGTGATGAGGAGACGGACTGGAATACGGTACCGTCGGGGCTCCTGACCACACTGGTGTTGAGAGACGTGGAATCGAAGTACGGTATCCGTTTGCGCTACTATGGCACACGGCGTGATCCGCCGTTGGTCGGTCGGCTGTTCGATCGCCCCATCAAAGACGCGCTGCTAAACTTTGCTAAGAACGTGCGCAGCTTCACAACCGTACCGTACAAGGCGAAACGATTCGCCGAGTGTTTCGCACCCTGGGTGACCCTTTCGTACACGATTAAATCGATCGAAATGCAGTTGCGCGTACTGCAGCGTCCGCTGGGCAGTGAACTGTCCATCCGCTACTCCACCTGTCTAAGCGGGCTTGTACGAGCGGCCTGTGCGATGGGTCCGCTGGTACCGACGGTTCTCGTACAAAATCGAATTGCGGTGTTCATGGCGGACATATACGAGACACTGTTCGGGCACAAACCATCACAGTCCTTCTTCGATTGGGACCTGTTCGGGCTGCTCAACACGTGCCTGTTTACGACACGCTCCGTCCTCTACAGCTTTTTGCGCAGGGAGCGCATCCCCAAGGGTGACGCGCTGGATCATTCGATCGTGTTGGCCATCTTTATGGTGAACATGCTGCGCTCCATCATCACGTCGGTAAGCGGCATTGATCCGCCGATGGTATTAGACGCGGAACAGCAGCCGAAATGCGATGCGCAGAACGTGGACAGCACGATGAAGCTCACTGGTGCCGAGCGTAATTTACTAGTGCTGTTTCAGCAGTACAATATCCATCAGCCGCACCCAGATGAGAATGTTACGAACACGGCGAACATCGTTCTCCGCGGCACGGTCGCGGAACAGAAGCGGCTCTGTCAGCAGCTGATAAGCGACATTAAGACGCAAAGCTACACGCTGCTGCGGTGCTGCTGCCTGCTGTTTCACGGTATCACCGATATCGAGATGCCCCAGTGTATCGATGTGCCGGAGCACGATTACCATCCGATGATGACGTATCTCGATCTGCAGGAAGATCCGCTCGTCTATCTCGGCCCCGGTCAGCATACGTACGACCTGATCGATCGGTTGGCATTCTGCAACTCGGATCAAATCAATCGCATGCGCTACGCGCGCCAGGCCCAGCTGCTCGGTGAACCGAGAGCGCTCTTCCAGTCCGCACCGCCGGTCCGCCGGCTCATCGATCTGCCGGAAGATTATAGCGATCTGATCAACAGTGTGTCGCTGTTTACCTGTCCGAACAACATCCGGGACGATTCGCGCAACCCGACCATGTGTCTGGTCTGTGGTGTCATACTCTGTTCGCAGTCGTTCTGCTGCCAGAAGGAGTTGGAAAACAGCTCGGTCGGTTCGTGCACGTACCACACGGCGGAGTGTGGTGCCGGCATCGGGATCTTTCTGCGCATACGGGATGCAGAAATACTGCTGCTCGGCATCAACAAGGGTTGCTTTATTCCGGCACCGTACGTCGATGAGTACGGTGAAACGGATCAGGGGCTGCGCCGTGGTAATCCGCTCCGACTGTGCAAGGAACGCTACCAGAAGGTGTATCTGATCTGGCTCAAGCACGATCTGCACGAGGAAATTACGCGGCGTAACGAAGCCCAGCAAACAATATTTGCAACCCAGTGGCAGAACCTTTAA
- the LOC128307038 gene encoding rRNA N6-adenosine-methyltransferase Mettl5, protein MACIKLKHLEEYLQTVNDFKDPKVRLEQYQTPPHIASQALYAIQTKYADLEKRMVLDLGCGPGMLSIGAALLGADYVLGVEIDPDAVDEFRNNCDEMELDNVDCCQVNVMNLPALWHGKPLFDTVLLNPPFGTKKNSGVDVAFLNVALTLARSAVYSLHKSATREHIKKKAQEWNVRAIQIAQLRYNLPQTYKFHRRPNVDVAVDLWRFESKNCG, encoded by the exons ATGGCTTGCATTAAGCTAAAGCACCTCGAGGAATATCTGCAGACAGTGAACGACTTCAAGGATCCGAAGGTGCGACTCGAACAGTACCAAACACCGCCACACATCGCCAGCCAAGCACTGTACGCAATTCAGACCAAGTATGCTGATCTGGAGAAGCGGATGGTGCTGGATCTGGGCTGCGGTCCGGGCATGCTATCTATCGGCGCCGCCTTACTCGGTGCCGACTATGTTCTTGGGGTGGAAATCGATCCAGATGCTGTCGAC GAGTTCCGGAACAACTGTGACGAGATGGAGCTAGACAATGTTGACTGTTGTCAGGTGAATGTAATGAACCTTCCTGCACTGTGGCACGGTAAACCGTTGTTCGATACGGTGCTGCTTAATCCACCGTTCGGCACGAAGAAGAATAGCGGTGTTGATGTTGCCTTCCTGAACGTTGCCCTAACGCTGGCTCGCAGTGCCGTTTATTCCTTGCACAAATCTGCCACAAG AGAGCACATCAAGAAGAAGGCACAGGAGTGGAACGTTCGTGCAATCCAGATAGCGCAACTGCGCTACAATCTGCCACAGACATACAAATTCCACCGACGACCGAATGTGGATGTGGCCGTGGATTTGTGGCGTTTTGAAAGTAAAAACTGCGGCTAG
- the LOC128307037 gene encoding vesicle transport protein SEC20 — MVLPNYTDVSAMRQEVLDNNLRTKAIIMDITNFRGTLRELETLNEAGRDKLAALRKCIDRMDVLARDETDDKLAEEVEKNREQYAKTLQAFRKANITTMLEIEKSNKEELFALRPEASEIRQRKLTNASAGSKTYRSSALLLQQESVTERMISISKQLHDTTQKSAATLDMLLTTSATVESTRDELLNTAGKIYQSSKLLQKYSRRDCTDKVLAFFGLQLFLVSVFYVLWKRLF; from the exons ATGGTGCTACCAAACTACACCGACGTTTCGGCAATGCGACAAGAGGTACTGGACAATAACTTACGCACAAAGGCAATCATTATG GACATCACAAACTTTCGTGGCACGTTACGTGAGCTGGAAACATTGAATGAGGCTGGCAGAGATAAGCTGGCCGCACTGCGAAAGTGTATCGATCGAATGGATGTGTTGGCACGGGATGAGACGGACGACAAGCTCGCTGAGGAGGTAGAAAAGAATCGCGAACAGTATGCCAA AACGCTGCAAGCCTTCCGGAAAGCGAATATTACAACCATGCTTGAGATAGAAAAGTCCAACAAGGAGGAACTCTTTGCTCTACGTCCGGAAGCGAGCGAAATACGACAGCGGAAGCTGACGAACGCTAGTGCTGGTTCGAAGACGTATCGCAGCTCTGCGTTGCTGTTACAACAGGAAAGTGTTACCGAACGGATGATTTCCATCTCGAAGCAACTGCACGATACGACACAGAAATCGGCCGCGACGCTCGATATGCTCTTAACGACCAGTGCGACGGTGGAAAGTACGCGCGACGAGCTGCTGAACACGGCCGGCAAAATCTACCAGTCGAGCAAACTACTGCAGAAATACAGCCGCCGGGACTGCACCGACAAAGTCCTCGCCTTTTTCGGCttgcaattgtttttggtTAGTGTTTTCTATGTGCTTTGGAAACGTTTATTTTAA
- the LOC128307044 gene encoding SOSS complex subunit C homolog: MAFPSSTNQDVTKKILEDIQMKKQLLQKGVNSHSPGFGNLYNTSLGFGSLYTPSPLFQLPKYTTTGGQPNDSNQSISKGVWSQAINQSFGFFVPQDSLFGNNILPVLPRYDNPSIHYASTPKF; encoded by the exons ATGGCTTTTCCGTCATCTACTAACCAGG ACGTCACGAAAAAGATACTGGAAGACATCCAGATGAAAAAGCAGCTGCTGCAGAAAGGGGTCAATTCGCATTCGCCCGGCTTTGGCAACCTGTACAACACGTCCCTCGGTTTCGGTAGCCTGTACACACCGTCGCCATTGTTTCAACTACCGAAG TATACAACCACCGGCGGGCAGCCGAACGACAGCAATCAAAGCATCTCGAAGGGCGTCTGGAGTCAGgcaatcaatcaatcgtttGGCTTCTTTGTACCGCAGGACTCACTGTTTGGGAATAATATTCTACCGGTACTGCCACGATACGACAATCCATCGATCCATTACGCTAGTACGCCGAAATTTTGA
- the LOC128307040 gene encoding E3 ubiquitin-protein ligase znrf2-like, which produces MGIKASTANGGQQSPRARTFSTSSSSDVVSGTAGAPYDMSSANPDPDSSSAEENAAASAPLALGRVYATSLPTHIWSINGIKCPVCSKFVTPDDLECHLVMCLTKPRLSYNEDCLADAKGECVICLEDLCPGDIIARLPCLCIYHKGCIDKWFEVNRSCPEHPGD; this is translated from the exons ATGGGAATAAAAGCGAGCACCGCGAACGGTGGACAGCAGAGTCCCAGAGCACGCACCTtctccaccagcagcagcagcgacgtCGTGTCCGGCACGGCAG GCGCACCGTACGATATGTCATCCGCTAATCCCGATCCCGATAGTAGCTCAGCGGAAGAAAATGCCGCGGCTAGTGCTCCACTTGCTTTGGGAAGAGTGTACGCAACATCACTACCTACTCATATCTGGTCAATAAATG GAATAAAATGTCCAGTATGTAGCAAATTTGTGACGCCTGATGACCTTGAGTGTCATTTAGTAATGTGCCTAACGAAGCCTCGTCTATCATATAATG AGGACTGTTTAGCTGATGCAAAAGGCGAGTGTGTCATTTGTTTAGAGGATTTATGTCCTGGTGATATCATTGCTAGACTACCATGTTTATGCATCTATCATAAAGG ATGCATTGACAAATGGTTTGAGGTGAATCGTAGCTGCCCGGAGCATCCTGGTGATTAG